Proteins from a genomic interval of Verrucomicrobium sp.:
- a CDS encoding GxGYxYP family putative glycoside hydrolase: MAGRNPRRRQGRRRSRPGIPRRQPRPPPGRRAPLGAILDFAAPGSFPVQAGEELALRVRAAGRRAGTAFLAVRFEPTGGEARLELPEGTFESRLFTQSFLVPPGATQARVIGAVLGATDALWLNALSVGYPLLPRTGLRAPLGVPARDTLFPPTPAPARELLALDVSKLPPDAILFAVTLQGLVNRSQPRLYLFHKPDDRFWADWLVEAGYVGAIKELSGLPALVAAFRAEIPAVVVYDPALPASRHAAALLGALQGCPATGRETANTLGLPVASDLTGRWKRNVDAYRELWAKYRDRFDGASLAVHNPLRSRPGGLDFLVQKRVFTFWVSGPRDQDPGGDPAAELDFAHEVLAALPPNTPVLGWQENDVHGLFPDEALRLASSYAKFIVGGDFCTNLSVLSGLRVPPDVFRQSAHSVGLVWSGSAQPDVEEPRLLYATLSALSGGESPGMWQHEMAALWRDPARGRVPVNWSVPPAAAELMPPVLAWFYRQATPHDLLLCAHSGLGAIDPRFYALRYRAADRDAIWNAYLGRLDGALRALDLDILSLHAGGAAADARFFRGAPALRGILAGLDRQEGATALNPVEAVDGKPVFHTLTRERTRLDLLAGEKAAAEYALREFLGSAPKERPAYMSALLPLGALRPALAAKLAASLPPDVRLVDADALVDLWTKRLKP; encoded by the coding sequence ATGGCGGGTAGAAACCCACGGCGACGCCAAGGGCGCCGCCGCTCTCGACCCGGAATCCCCCGACGGCAGCCCCGCCCTCCGCCTGGCCGCCGCGCCCCCCTCGGCGCGATCCTCGACTTCGCCGCCCCCGGCTCCTTCCCCGTCCAGGCGGGAGAGGAACTGGCCCTGCGCGTCCGCGCCGCCGGCCGCCGCGCGGGAACTGCCTTTCTGGCCGTCCGCTTCGAGCCGACGGGCGGCGAGGCCCGGCTGGAACTGCCGGAAGGGACGTTCGAGAGCCGCCTCTTCACCCAATCCTTCCTGGTCCCGCCGGGAGCCACGCAGGCCCGCGTCATCGGCGCGGTGCTGGGGGCGACCGACGCCCTCTGGCTCAATGCCCTTTCCGTCGGCTACCCCCTGCTGCCCCGCACCGGCCTGCGCGCCCCGCTGGGCGTGCCCGCGCGGGACACGCTCTTTCCCCCCACCCCCGCGCCCGCGCGGGAGCTGCTGGCCCTGGACGTCTCCAAACTGCCGCCGGACGCCATCCTCTTCGCCGTCACGCTCCAGGGACTGGTCAACCGGAGCCAGCCGCGCCTCTACCTCTTCCACAAGCCGGACGACCGCTTCTGGGCCGACTGGCTGGTGGAGGCGGGCTACGTCGGCGCGATCAAGGAATTGTCCGGCCTGCCCGCGCTGGTCGCCGCCTTTCGCGCGGAAATCCCCGCCGTAGTCGTCTACGATCCGGCCCTCCCCGCCAGCCGCCACGCCGCCGCGCTCCTCGGCGCGCTGCAGGGCTGCCCCGCCACCGGGCGGGAGACGGCCAACACCCTGGGCCTCCCCGTGGCCTCCGACCTGACCGGCCGCTGGAAACGGAACGTCGACGCCTACCGGGAACTGTGGGCCAAATACCGCGACCGCTTCGACGGCGCCTCCCTGGCCGTCCACAATCCCCTGCGGAGCCGTCCCGGCGGCCTCGACTTTCTTGTCCAAAAACGGGTCTTCACCTTCTGGGTTTCCGGCCCGCGCGACCAAGACCCGGGCGGAGATCCTGCGGCGGAACTCGACTTCGCCCACGAGGTGCTGGCCGCCCTGCCGCCGAACACCCCGGTCCTGGGCTGGCAGGAAAACGACGTCCACGGCCTATTTCCCGACGAAGCCCTGCGCCTGGCCTCTTCCTACGCGAAGTTCATCGTGGGGGGCGATTTTTGCACGAACCTCTCCGTCCTGAGCGGCCTGCGCGTCCCGCCCGACGTCTTCCGCCAATCGGCCCACAGCGTCGGCCTGGTCTGGTCGGGCTCCGCCCAGCCGGACGTAGAGGAGCCCAGGCTCCTCTACGCCACCTTGAGCGCCCTTTCCGGCGGCGAGAGCCCCGGCATGTGGCAGCATGAGATGGCCGCCCTGTGGCGCGATCCCGCCCGGGGCCGCGTGCCGGTGAACTGGTCCGTGCCGCCCGCCGCGGCGGAGCTGATGCCGCCCGTCCTGGCCTGGTTCTACCGGCAGGCGACGCCGCATGACCTCCTGCTCTGCGCCCACTCCGGCCTGGGCGCCATCGACCCCCGCTTCTACGCCCTGCGCTACCGGGCCGCGGACCGGGATGCCATCTGGAACGCCTACCTGGGCCGCCTGGACGGGGCGCTGCGCGCGCTCGACCTCGACATCCTGAGCCTCCATGCGGGCGGCGCGGCGGCCGACGCGCGCTTCTTCAGGGGAGCGCCCGCCCTGCGCGGCATCCTGGCCGGCCTGGACCGGCAGGAAGGCGCCACCGCCCTCAACCCGGTGGAGGCGGTCGACGGCAAGCCGGTCTTCCACACGCTGACACGGGAACGGACGCGCCTCGACCTCCTGGCGGGGGAAAAGGCGGCGGCCGAATACGCACTGCGGGAATTCCTGGGCAGCGCGCCGAAGGAGCGGCCCGCCTACATGAGCGCCCTGCTTCCCCTGGGCGCGCTCCGCCCCGCCCTGGCGGCAAAGCTGGCCGCCTCCCTGCCGCCGGACGTGAGGCTGGTTGACGCCGACGCGCTGGTCGACCTGTGGACGAAACGGCTGAAGCCGTAG
- a CDS encoding D-alanyl-D-alanine carboxypeptidase, with protein MNRASLSRRSFLGLGSLAFLDAWAHPAQALTPRTPAASAPKRLHEAPSKDPLKGLKATAALLVDPQTGEILFQKNADMELPPASTTKMLTALLVLEKTGLKGDVRIEKGDLLQPTHVPLKAGETVSVKDLVHALLISSANDAALALARHVAGSVPAFVDMMNERAKELGCTRTHFVNPNGWPAPGVHTTAVDLLKIFRAAVEQPALRDIMRMKSYALESKKAVVHNHNRLLGVYPGMEAAKTGWYRNGPSGGSKDGALHTFAASVIRNGRELQLIILHSANKWTDAPLLLNYGFSRKPTPAQMLAGGGLDAARRPGVAAAEAGQGPTIEAVKPR; from the coding sequence ATGAATCGCGCGTCCCTTTCCCGGCGTTCCTTTCTGGGTCTTGGCAGCCTGGCGTTCCTGGACGCCTGGGCGCATCCGGCGCAGGCGCTTACCCCGCGCACGCCCGCCGCTTCTGCGCCGAAGCGGCTTCACGAAGCTCCGTCCAAAGACCCGCTCAAGGGTCTGAAGGCCACCGCCGCCCTCCTGGTCGATCCCCAGACGGGCGAGATCCTCTTCCAGAAAAACGCCGACATGGAGCTGCCCCCTGCCAGCACGACGAAGATGCTCACCGCCCTCCTGGTCCTGGAAAAGACCGGGCTGAAGGGTGACGTCCGCATCGAGAAGGGGGACCTCCTCCAGCCCACCCACGTCCCGCTCAAGGCGGGGGAGACGGTTTCCGTGAAGGACCTGGTCCACGCCCTCCTCATTTCCTCCGCCAACGACGCCGCGCTGGCGCTGGCGCGGCACGTCGCCGGGTCGGTCCCCGCCTTCGTCGACATGATGAACGAGCGGGCCAAGGAGCTGGGCTGCACCCGCACCCACTTCGTCAACCCCAACGGCTGGCCCGCGCCGGGTGTCCACACCACGGCCGTGGATCTTTTGAAAATCTTCCGCGCCGCCGTGGAGCAGCCCGCCTTGCGGGATATCATGCGGATGAAGTCCTACGCGCTGGAGAGCAAGAAAGCCGTCGTCCACAACCACAACCGCCTGCTGGGCGTCTACCCCGGCATGGAAGCGGCCAAGACCGGCTGGTACCGGAACGGCCCCAGCGGCGGCTCCAAGGACGGGGCGCTCCATACCTTCGCCGCCTCCGTCATCCGCAATGGGCGGGAGCTGCAGCTCATCATCCTCCACAGCGCGAACAAGTGGACCGACGCGCCGCTCCTCCTCAACTACGGCTTTTCCCGCAAGCCGACCCCGGCGCAGATGCTGGCGGGAGGCGGCCTCGACGCCGCGCGGCGTCCCGGCGTGGCGGCGGCCGAGGCGGGCCAGGGCCCCACGATCGAGGCGGTCAAGCCGCGCTAG
- a CDS encoding transporter substrate-binding domain-containing protein: protein MLRVFLGFFLAVFLCGARAAPAHIPGSGGSLTVAVEEFPPFVIRDQGGAWRGISVDLWKQVAHDLGIPYRFVEVKPDTSLACIAGGEADVALRPYPMNEETESVVDFTDAYFHTGLAMQVLPGGKSITRLMRQSVFSWPVLSVVGLVALLVMGAGFLIWFLERRKNASFAGSGWKGVGSGLWWSSVTVTGVGYGDKIPHTFAGRSVAVALMFASLVVTSIFTATIISVVTVKNIQDGSSLRGDLGKLRVAVVAGSAGDEFAAAGHLRRTVFPSVFEAQSALLRGQCDVLIHNEAILRYLAREDADSPLVVLPEILAPSNFSIALREGSPWREALNRQLLRIVRSAAWTESEAVYLGPM, encoded by the coding sequence ATGCTCCGGGTTTTCCTCGGCTTTTTCCTGGCCGTCTTCCTTTGCGGCGCGCGGGCGGCTCCCGCGCATATTCCCGGCAGCGGCGGCTCTTTGACCGTGGCGGTGGAGGAGTTCCCCCCCTTCGTCATCAGGGACCAGGGCGGCGCCTGGCGGGGGATCTCCGTCGATCTGTGGAAGCAGGTGGCCCACGACCTGGGGATTCCCTACCGCTTCGTCGAGGTCAAGCCGGACACCTCCCTGGCCTGCATCGCCGGGGGGGAGGCTGACGTCGCCCTGCGCCCCTATCCGATGAACGAGGAGACCGAGTCGGTCGTCGATTTCACCGACGCCTATTTCCATACCGGCCTGGCCATGCAGGTGCTGCCGGGGGGCAAGTCCATCACCCGCCTGATGCGCCAGAGCGTTTTTTCCTGGCCGGTCCTGAGCGTCGTCGGCCTGGTGGCGCTCCTGGTGATGGGGGCCGGATTCCTCATCTGGTTCCTGGAACGCCGTAAGAACGCCTCCTTCGCCGGCAGCGGCTGGAAGGGAGTCGGCTCCGGCCTGTGGTGGTCTTCGGTCACCGTCACGGGCGTGGGCTACGGGGACAAGATTCCCCACACTTTCGCGGGCCGGTCGGTCGCCGTCGCCCTCATGTTCGCCAGCCTGGTCGTCACCTCCATCTTCACCGCCACCATCATCTCCGTCGTCACGGTGAAAAACATCCAGGACGGCTCCTCCCTGCGCGGTGACCTGGGGAAGCTCCGCGTGGCCGTGGTGGCAGGATCGGCGGGGGACGAGTTCGCCGCCGCGGGCCATCTCCGACGCACCGTTTTCCCCAGCGTCTTCGAGGCCCAGTCGGCCCTTCTGCGCGGCCAGTGCGACGTCCTCATCCATAACGAGGCGATCCTCCGCTACCTGGCCCGGGAGGACGCGGACAGCCCGCTGGTTGTCCTGCCGGAGATCCTGGCCCCGTCGAATTTCTCCATCGCCCTGCGGGAAGGGAGTCCCTGGCGGGAGGCGCTCAACCGCCAGCTCCTGCGCATCGTCCGCAGCGCCGCCTGGACGGAGAGTGAGGCGGTTTACTTGGGGCCGATGTAG
- the ligD gene encoding non-homologous end-joining DNA ligase, with translation MRAGFVEPMKAAVTAPPPHDGRWLYEVKFDGFRALAVKRGKTVHLWSRNRKPLEERFPEVAAAVARLPVRECILDGEVCALDAKGASSFQILQNQAESGAPLVYYVFDVLMAEGKDLRALLLLERKERLAAILARARDPVRPSAFFAEDPARVLETLRKLGGEGAIAKRKDSRYEAGRRSRAWVKIKFVREQEFVVVGYSLPRKSRKHFGALLLGCRDVRGKLVYVCKVGTGFNGKSLALLHKKLLALEVPAPRFEGFREPGGRWRPPGWKPSENRWVKPKLVVQVRFTEWTDDGALRHPSYIGLREDKGARGVIREPAPPPSRERPSPQAAVERRPRGKASSRRHS, from the coding sequence ATGCGCGCAGGCTTCGTCGAGCCGATGAAGGCGGCCGTCACCGCGCCGCCGCCCCACGACGGCCGCTGGCTCTACGAGGTGAAGTTCGACGGCTTCCGCGCCCTGGCGGTGAAGCGGGGGAAAACGGTCCATCTCTGGTCGCGCAACCGCAAGCCGCTGGAGGAGCGCTTTCCGGAGGTCGCCGCCGCCGTCGCCCGGTTGCCGGTGCGGGAGTGCATCCTCGACGGGGAGGTCTGCGCCCTGGATGCCAAGGGAGCTTCCTCCTTCCAGATCTTGCAGAACCAGGCGGAGAGCGGAGCGCCGCTCGTCTACTACGTCTTCGACGTCCTCATGGCGGAGGGAAAAGACCTGCGCGCCCTGCTGCTCCTGGAGCGGAAGGAACGGCTGGCCGCGATCCTGGCCCGGGCGCGCGATCCCGTCCGCCCCTCCGCCTTCTTCGCGGAGGACCCGGCCCGGGTCCTGGAGACGCTGCGGAAGCTCGGCGGGGAGGGGGCCATCGCCAAGCGGAAGGACTCCCGCTACGAGGCCGGCCGCCGTTCCCGCGCGTGGGTGAAGATCAAGTTCGTCCGGGAGCAGGAATTCGTCGTCGTCGGCTACAGCCTGCCGCGCAAGAGCCGGAAACACTTCGGCGCCCTCCTCCTGGGCTGCCGCGACGTCCGGGGAAAACTGGTCTACGTTTGCAAGGTCGGCACCGGCTTTAACGGCAAGTCCCTGGCCCTGCTCCACAAGAAGCTCCTGGCGCTGGAGGTGCCCGCGCCGCGCTTCGAGGGATTTCGGGAACCAGGCGGCCGCTGGCGCCCGCCCGGCTGGAAGCCTTCGGAAAACCGCTGGGTTAAGCCGAAGCTGGTCGTCCAGGTCCGCTTCACCGAATGGACCGATGACGGCGCGCTGCGGCATCCCTCTTACATCGGCCTGCGGGAGGACAAGGGCGCTCGAGGGGTGATCCGGGAGCCTGCCCCGCCGCCGTCGAGGGAGAGGCCTTCTCCCCAAGCCGCCGTGGAGCGGCGGCCCCGTGGTAAAGCTTCATCCCGGCGGCATTCGTAA
- a CDS encoding Ku protein, translating into MRALWKGSITFGLVTIPVGLFPATRREELSFRLLRKSDLSPVNYKRVAEADGKEVPWEEIVKGYEYEKGRFVVLREEDFKRVDIEAAAQTVDILDFVPQEEINPMYFRKPYYLEPQKGGDKAYALLREALRNSGKIGIAKVVIRAREHLAGLKAQGQALVLEIMHFADELADPSEIKLPKAAHTRPREVDMARKLIDGMTREWNPERYKDEYKEQVLAMIEEKAKHPRKKAPAAKEPKAKASGVDLVSMLERSVREYQRGNRMAAPRRGVAPKGTSTRRRAAKRKR; encoded by the coding sequence ATGAGAGCGCTCTGGAAAGGTTCCATCACATTCGGCCTCGTCACCATCCCCGTCGGGCTTTTCCCGGCCACCCGGCGGGAAGAGCTGTCCTTCCGCCTGCTGCGGAAGTCGGACCTTTCCCCGGTCAACTACAAGCGCGTCGCCGAAGCGGACGGAAAGGAAGTCCCCTGGGAGGAGATCGTGAAGGGATACGAATACGAGAAGGGCCGCTTCGTCGTCCTGAGGGAGGAAGATTTCAAGCGGGTCGACATCGAGGCGGCGGCGCAGACGGTCGACATCCTCGACTTCGTCCCCCAGGAGGAGATCAACCCGATGTATTTCCGGAAACCCTACTACCTGGAGCCGCAGAAAGGCGGCGACAAGGCCTACGCCCTCCTGCGCGAGGCGCTGCGTAACTCGGGCAAGATCGGCATCGCCAAGGTCGTCATCCGCGCGCGGGAGCACCTGGCGGGGCTCAAGGCGCAGGGCCAGGCCCTGGTCCTGGAGATCATGCACTTCGCCGACGAATTGGCCGACCCCTCCGAGATCAAGCTGCCCAAGGCCGCGCACACCCGGCCGCGGGAGGTCGACATGGCCCGCAAGCTGATCGACGGCATGACGCGGGAGTGGAACCCGGAGCGCTACAAGGACGAATACAAGGAGCAAGTCCTGGCCATGATCGAGGAGAAGGCCAAGCACCCCCGCAAGAAGGCCCCCGCCGCCAAGGAGCCGAAGGCGAAGGCCTCCGGCGTCGACCTGGTCTCCATGCTGGAGCGCAGCGTGCGGGAATATCAGCGGGGCAACCGGATGGCCGCCCCGCGCCGCGGCGTGGCGCCGAAGGGGACCTCCACCCGCCGACGCGCCGCCAAGCGGAAGCGCTAG
- a CDS encoding pyruvate dehydrogenase complex dihydrolipoamide acetyltransferase → MAKDVTMPLLSPSMTEGTLVKWLKKEGDSVKSGDVIAEVETDKATMDLEAFDSGILRKIFVAAGSKAAVNSRIAIIGTADEKIDESAPAPAAAPAAPAKAEAAAPANGSAAPAPAPAAVSAPASADRAKASPLAKKVAREMNVSLSGLIGSGPGGRIVKKDVVAGGSRAGSGGGWGLHPAGAIAKEEKISLSNMRQTIARRLLESKTTIPHFYLEIEVDAAPLVALRAELNAGFEKLPKPFKLSLNDFVLKATAEAIRRVPAVNASFLGDSIQQFASVHLAFAVAIAQGLITPVLRDAQDKSLKALSDEAKALAVRAKEGKLKPEEYTTGTFTISNLGMYGIDRFSAIINPPQAAILAVGNIVKKPVVNEEGGIVVGHRQSFTLSCDHRVVDGAIGAQFLQELRTLIEKPAQLLL, encoded by the coding sequence ATGGCTAAAGACGTCACCATGCCCCTTTTGAGCCCCTCCATGACGGAGGGCACCCTCGTCAAATGGCTTAAAAAAGAGGGCGACAGCGTCAAATCGGGTGATGTGATCGCCGAGGTTGAGACGGACAAGGCGACGATGGACCTGGAGGCCTTCGACTCCGGCATCCTGCGCAAGATCTTCGTCGCCGCCGGCTCCAAGGCCGCGGTCAATTCCCGCATCGCCATCATCGGCACCGCCGACGAGAAGATCGACGAGAGCGCCCCCGCCCCCGCCGCGGCCCCGGCGGCTCCCGCCAAGGCCGAAGCGGCCGCCCCCGCCAACGGCTCCGCCGCCCCGGCCCCCGCGCCCGCGGCGGTTTCCGCCCCGGCCTCCGCCGACCGCGCCAAGGCCTCCCCGCTGGCCAAGAAGGTCGCGCGGGAAATGAACGTTTCCCTTTCCGGCCTGATCGGCAGCGGCCCCGGCGGCCGCATCGTGAAGAAAGACGTCGTCGCGGGCGGATCTCGTGCCGGCTCCGGCGGCGGCTGGGGACTGCATCCCGCCGGCGCCATCGCCAAGGAGGAGAAGATCTCCCTCTCCAACATGCGCCAGACCATCGCCCGGCGCCTCCTGGAGAGCAAGACCACCATCCCCCACTTCTACCTGGAGATCGAGGTCGACGCGGCCCCCCTCGTCGCCCTGCGCGCGGAGCTCAACGCGGGCTTCGAGAAGCTGCCCAAGCCCTTCAAGCTGAGCCTCAACGACTTCGTCCTGAAGGCCACCGCGGAGGCCATCCGCCGCGTCCCGGCGGTCAACGCCTCCTTCCTGGGCGATTCGATCCAGCAGTTCGCTTCCGTCCACCTCGCCTTCGCCGTCGCCATCGCCCAGGGGCTCATCACCCCCGTCCTGCGCGACGCCCAGGACAAAAGCCTCAAGGCCCTCAGCGACGAGGCCAAGGCCCTGGCCGTCCGGGCCAAGGAAGGGAAGCTCAAGCCGGAGGAATACACCACCGGCACCTTCACCATCTCCAACCTGGGCATGTACGGCATCGACCGCTTCTCCGCCATCATCAACCCGCCCCAGGCGGCCATCCTGGCCGTCGGCAACATCGTGAAGAAGCCCGTGGTGAACGAGGAAGGGGGGATCGTCGTCGGCCACCGCCAGAGCTTCACCCTTTCCTGCGACCACCGCGTCGTCGACGGGGCGATCGGCGCCCAGTTCCTCCAGGAGCTGCGGACCCTGATCGAAAAGCCCGCGCAACTCCTCCTCTAA
- a CDS encoding pyruvate dehydrogenase complex E1 component subunit beta: MQTITMREALNQAMAEEMERDEKVFLMGEEVAEYDGAYKVSQGLLKKFGPKRVIDTPISEAGFVGLSVGAATYGLRPIVEFMTWSFSLVAFDQIVNNAGQIRYMSGGQFSVPLVLRGSSGGGLQVGATHSHTPENWYANVPALTVITPAFPDDAKGLLKSAIRSNNPVCFIENEKLYGFKGEVPDEGDFLVPIGKGRIRREGSSVTLVANSASTHRALAAAEELAKDGIEAEVIDLRTIKPYDFDLIAESVAKTHRLVIVEENKPYAGWGAQVAYDVQRRLFDELDAPITRVTGMDVPQPYNGRMEQAVMPNEQRIIAAVRDVLQ, from the coding sequence ATGCAGACGATCACGATGCGCGAGGCGCTCAACCAGGCCATGGCCGAGGAAATGGAGCGCGACGAGAAAGTCTTCCTCATGGGCGAGGAAGTGGCCGAGTACGACGGCGCCTACAAGGTCAGCCAGGGCCTCCTCAAGAAATTCGGCCCCAAGCGGGTCATCGACACCCCGATCAGCGAGGCAGGCTTCGTCGGCCTGAGCGTCGGCGCGGCCACCTACGGCCTGCGCCCCATCGTCGAGTTCATGACGTGGAGCTTCTCCCTCGTCGCCTTCGACCAAATCGTCAACAACGCGGGCCAGATCCGCTACATGTCCGGCGGGCAGTTCTCCGTGCCGCTGGTCCTGCGCGGCTCCTCCGGCGGCGGCCTCCAGGTCGGCGCCACCCACTCCCACACCCCGGAGAACTGGTACGCCAACGTCCCCGCCCTCACCGTCATCACCCCGGCCTTCCCGGACGACGCCAAGGGCCTGCTGAAGAGCGCCATCCGCTCCAACAACCCCGTCTGCTTCATCGAGAACGAGAAGCTCTACGGCTTTAAAGGCGAAGTGCCGGACGAAGGGGACTTCCTCGTTCCCATCGGCAAGGGCCGCATCCGCCGGGAAGGCTCCTCCGTCACCCTGGTGGCCAACAGCGCCTCCACCCACCGCGCCCTGGCCGCCGCCGAGGAACTGGCCAAGGACGGCATCGAGGCGGAGGTCATCGACCTGCGCACCATCAAGCCCTACGACTTCGACCTCATCGCCGAGTCGGTCGCCAAGACCCACCGCCTGGTCATCGTGGAAGAGAACAAGCCCTACGCCGGATGGGGCGCGCAGGTCGCCTACGACGTCCAGCGCCGCCTCTTCGACGAGCTCGACGCCCCGATCACCCGCGTCACCGGCATGGACGTGCCCCAGCCCTACAACGGGCGGATGGAACAGGCCGTCATGCCCAACGAGCAACGGATCATCGCCGCCGTCCGGGACGTGCTGCAATAA
- the pdhA gene encoding pyruvate dehydrogenase (acetyl-transferring) E1 component subunit alpha, with amino-acid sequence MSSAETKSAPQKGSSLELPPAEKLRLYRQMLLIRRFEEKAAQAFTQSKIKGFCHLYIGEEALGVGTISVLQPDDAVITAYRDHGHALARGMTPKECMAELFGKATGCSKGKGGSMHFFSKEKHFYGGHGIVGGQTPLGAGLAFAQKYLGTQRVTLCYLGDGAVNQGPFHESLNLAALWKLPIIYIIENNEWSMGTSLARSSAGLPLVNRAHGYDMAGLVANGMDLDDVRAKTAEAVALARTESMPTLMEIRTYRYRGHSMSDPGNYRTKEEIEKHKESDPILLYKARLLEQKVVKNEGDLEKLDEEVKQEVQEAYDFAEQSPEPDPSEIYDDMLSPEDQIPEIPRGNYNHF; translated from the coding sequence ATGAGTTCCGCCGAGACCAAGTCCGCTCCCCAAAAAGGTTCTTCTCTGGAACTGCCGCCTGCGGAAAAGCTCCGGCTTTACCGCCAGATGCTGCTCATCCGCCGCTTTGAGGAAAAGGCCGCCCAGGCCTTTACCCAGAGCAAGATCAAGGGCTTTTGCCACCTTTACATCGGCGAGGAAGCCCTGGGCGTCGGCACCATTTCCGTCCTCCAGCCGGATGACGCCGTCATCACCGCCTACCGCGACCACGGCCACGCCCTGGCCCGCGGCATGACTCCGAAGGAGTGCATGGCCGAGCTCTTCGGCAAGGCCACCGGCTGCTCCAAGGGCAAGGGCGGCTCCATGCACTTCTTTTCCAAGGAAAAGCACTTCTACGGCGGCCACGGCATCGTCGGCGGGCAGACGCCGCTCGGCGCAGGCCTGGCCTTTGCCCAGAAGTATCTGGGCACCCAGCGCGTCACCCTCTGCTACCTGGGAGACGGCGCGGTGAACCAGGGCCCCTTCCACGAGTCGCTCAACCTGGCCGCCCTGTGGAAGCTGCCCATCATCTACATCATCGAAAACAACGAGTGGTCGATGGGCACCAGCCTGGCCCGCTCCTCCGCCGGCCTGCCGCTGGTCAACCGCGCCCACGGCTACGACATGGCCGGCCTGGTCGCCAACGGCATGGACCTGGACGACGTCCGGGCGAAGACCGCCGAGGCCGTCGCCCTGGCCCGCACGGAGAGCATGCCCACCCTCATGGAGATCCGGACCTACCGCTACCGCGGCCACTCCATGTCCGACCCCGGCAACTACCGGACCAAGGAAGAAATCGAAAAGCACAAGGAGTCCGACCCCATCCTCCTCTACAAGGCCCGCCTCTTGGAGCAGAAGGTCGTCAAGAACGAGGGCGATCTGGAAAAGCTCGACGAAGAGGTGAAGCAGGAAGTCCAGGAAGCCTACGACTTCGCCGAGCAGAGCCCGGAGCCCGATCCCTCCGAGATCTACGACGACATGCTGTCCCCGGAGGACCAGATCCCCGAGATCCCGCGCGGCAACTACAACCACTTCTAG
- a CDS encoding serine O-acetyltransferase codes for MAETRRSPLDALLDSYAACGGINHLQGANLPSRAAVGALTEELLHLLFPGFFSGQALAPREVPAFLSGLLDSLRPRLEVEIAKSLEFAAPGGDAAALAEDFLEELAPLRAILQTDVEAAFDGDPAATSTEEVMLAYPGIEAIAVQRMAHLLYKKGVPLLPRMMTEWAHGRTGIDIHPGAEIGTHFFIDHGTGIVIGETCKIGDHAKIYHGVTLGARSTSGGQQLRGRKRHPTLEDHVTIYPGATILGGETVIGARTVIGGNVWLVQSVPPDSQVILPEQRMQIRNHHAAGGDWEI; via the coding sequence ATGGCCGAAACCCGCCGCAGCCCCCTGGACGCCCTGCTCGATTCCTACGCGGCCTGCGGAGGGATCAACCACCTGCAGGGGGCCAATCTTCCCTCCCGGGCCGCCGTCGGCGCCCTGACGGAGGAGCTGCTCCACCTCCTCTTTCCCGGCTTTTTCTCCGGGCAGGCCCTGGCGCCCCGGGAGGTCCCGGCCTTCCTCTCCGGGCTCCTCGACTCCCTCCGGCCCCGGCTGGAAGTGGAGATCGCCAAGAGCCTGGAATTCGCCGCCCCCGGAGGAGACGCCGCCGCCCTGGCGGAAGACTTCCTGGAGGAGCTGGCACCCCTGCGCGCCATTCTGCAGACGGACGTGGAGGCCGCCTTCGACGGCGATCCGGCCGCCACCAGCACGGAGGAAGTCATGCTGGCCTATCCGGGCATCGAGGCGATCGCCGTCCAGCGGATGGCCCACCTTCTCTATAAGAAAGGGGTCCCCCTTCTCCCCCGCATGATGACGGAGTGGGCCCACGGCCGCACCGGCATCGACATCCATCCCGGCGCGGAGATCGGCACCCATTTCTTCATCGACCACGGGACGGGCATCGTCATCGGGGAAACCTGCAAGATCGGCGACCACGCGAAGATCTACCACGGCGTCACCCTGGGGGCCCGCTCCACCTCCGGCGGGCAGCAGCTGCGCGGCAGGAAGCGCCACCCCACCCTGGAAGACCACGTCACCATCTACCCCGGCGCCACCATCCTGGGCGGGGAAACGGTCATCGGCGCCCGCACGGTCATCGGCGGCAACGTCTGGCTGGTCCAGTCCGTCCCGCCCGATTCCCAGGTCATCCTGCCGGAGCAGCGGATGCAGATCCGCAACCACCACGCCGCCGGCGGCGATTGGGAAATTTAA